In Syntrophorhabdaceae bacterium, the DNA window GGGAATTTTACCGCCTCCTCCACTACCCTGAGGACGGTTCGGTCCACCTCAATTTTGTTCGTGACGGGCTCTATGAGAATCCGGCGATCAGATCGGTTATCTTCGAAAAGCTGGGACAGGACGGGTTCGCGGAGGGTATTGAGCTTACGCTGCTGGACCGTGACGGCACACCTATCCCTGTAATAGCCTCGTACATCATCATCGATGTCGACGGCGAACAATGCGTCGAATCGGTGTACAAGGACATACGGGTACGCAAGGAGCTGGAGCGGAAGCTCATAGAGCAGAACGAGAACCTGGAGAAGAACGTCCGCCAGAGAACGGTCGACCTGGAGAACCAGAAGGACCTCCTCATCAAGAAGAACAAGGAACTTGTCACCCTCACCGAAAAGCTGAGGGAGAGCAAGATGAGGCTCCAGACCCTCTTTAAGGCGATCACCGACACCGTTGTGGTCATCGATCCCGATTTCAATATCCTCATGTCGAACCAGAAGGGCATCGGCAACAAGGGGAAGTGTTACAAGAGGATCTTCAATCAGGAGGCCGCCTGCGAGGACTGCCTGATCGGCAGGGTCTTCACAGAGAAGCTGCCCGTATCTCTTGAACGAATGATAGACGGCGAGTATTACCTTCTCCAGGCGTACCCGATCTTTGATTCCCATTGCCAGGTCATAGGGGCGCTGGAATTCTCACGGGTGATCACGAAGGAAAAGAACATGGAACGGCAACTGCTCCAGGCCGACAAGCTGGCATCTCTCGGACAGCTCGTCTCAGGCATCGCCCACGAGATCAACAACCCCAACACATTTATCCGGGGCAACCTGACCATTATCCAGGAGGCGTTGAACGATATGATGCCCATCCTCGATCGCGCCTATGAAGCCCGGCCCGACCTCAAGATTGCCCGGCTCAACTACGAGATGTTCAGGCAGTCGATCCCCGTTCTCGTGGACGACATGGCGCAGGGTGCGAACAGGATCAAGGGGATCGTGGATGGGTTGCGGAAGTTTGCCAAAAAGGACGAGGGGCTCCTCAACGAGAGGGTAAACGTGAACGCCATTACTGAGGCGTGTATGCGGCTCGTGGACAACCAGGTCCGCAGGACGGCCGATGTAAAGGCCGAGTTTGACCCGGACCTGCCCGAGATTACAGGCAACGCCCAGAAGCTGCAGCAGGTTATCGTGAATGTACTCATAAATGCGTCCCAGGCTATCGATAAGCCGCGGGGAACCATAACGGTTTCCTCATACCGGCCGAACGACAGGGAGATCGTACTGAAGATAAGCGACAACGGAAAGGGCATGGATGAGAAGACGGTGAAACAGATCTTCGATCCTTTTTTTACGACGAAAAGGCATCATGGCGGAACGGGTCTCGGGCTTTCCATAGCCTATGGGATAATCAAGGAACATGAAGGCAGGATCGAAGTGGAAAGCAAGATAGGTGTCGGGACAACGTTCTACATCTATCTCCCCGGAAGTCCTGAGGAGGCTTGATGGACAGGATCCTCGTGATAGATGACGACCAGGCGGTGCTCAATTACCTGAACATCTTTCTCCTCCAGGCCGGTACCTTTGACGTGACCACGCTGGCGAACAGTACAAGGGCCTACGATGTGCTCAAGGACGGCGCCTATGATCTTTTGATCCTCGATATGGACATGCCCGATGTGACGGGGATCGACATCCTCAAGAGGATCCATGAGGAAAGCATCGATGTAGAGACCATCGTTCTGACCGGTGTGGAAGATATCAGCCTTGCCGTGGCTGCCATGAAACTGGGCGCCCTCGAGTACCTGACAAAACCCGTTGATAACGACCGCCTTCTGAACCTCATGCACACGGCCCTGGAGCAGAGGAGAACATCCAGAAACGTTGAATCCGAATTGACGGCAGCCGCGAACCTCAGGTTCAAGGAGGCTTTCAAAGAGATCGTCACGCAGGACGGGAAGATGAGAGAGGTCTTCTCGACAGTGGAGAAGATGGCGCTCACCGACAACAGTGTTCTCATCTGGGGTGAGAGCGGCACAGGAAAAGAACTCATCGCCCGGGCGATTCACCGGATCAGCAAGCGGAATGGACAGCACTTCGTCGCCGTCAATGCCGGTACATTTGCAAACGAACTCTTCGCGTCAGAGTTTTTCGGACACAGCCAGGGTGCCTTTACGGGCGCGACATCCAACAAGAGAGGATTTCTTGAAGAGGCCGACAGGGGCACGCTTTTTCTCGATGAGATAGGCGAACTGGCTCTTCCCATCCAGGTGAAGCTGCTGCGCGTCCTCCAGGAGGGGGAATTCTTCCG includes these proteins:
- a CDS encoding sigma-54 dependent transcriptional regulator; the encoded protein is MDRILVIDDDQAVLNYLNIFLLQAGTFDVTTLANSTRAYDVLKDGAYDLLILDMDMPDVTGIDILKRIHEESIDVETIVLTGVEDISLAVAAMKLGALEYLTKPVDNDRLLNLMHTALEQRRTSRNVESELTAAANLRFKEAFKEIVTQDGKMREVFSTVEKMALTDNSVLIWGESGTGKELIARAIHRISKRNGQHFVAVNAGTFANELFASEFFGHSQGAFTGATSNKRGFLEEADRGTLFLDEIGELALPIQVKLLRVLQEGEFFRLGSTKNLKVDVRIIAATNKNLHEEMKKGNFRKDLFYRLNINSVYLPPLRERKGDIQLLSYHFLRRFCQTNNKKIEKISEGVMKSLTRYDYPGNVRELMNIINSAVIVESTNELRKKSLPSYFLENAGFGDYGPTDAPLKTLEEIENDHIGRVLNYTGGNKTKAAQILGISRVSLIAKAKRQKAE
- a CDS encoding ATP-binding protein — its product is EFYRLLHYPEDGSVHLNFVRDGLYENPAIRSVIFEKLGQDGFAEGIELTLLDRDGTPIPVIASYIIIDVDGEQCVESVYKDIRVRKELERKLIEQNENLEKNVRQRTVDLENQKDLLIKKNKELVTLTEKLRESKMRLQTLFKAITDTVVVIDPDFNILMSNQKGIGNKGKCYKRIFNQEAACEDCLIGRVFTEKLPVSLERMIDGEYYLLQAYPIFDSHCQVIGALEFSRVITKEKNMERQLLQADKLASLGQLVSGIAHEINNPNTFIRGNLTIIQEALNDMMPILDRAYEARPDLKIARLNYEMFRQSIPVLVDDMAQGANRIKGIVDGLRKFAKKDEGLLNERVNVNAITEACMRLVDNQVRRTADVKAEFDPDLPEITGNAQKLQQVIVNVLINASQAIDKPRGTITVSSYRPNDREIVLKISDNGKGMDEKTVKQIFDPFFTTKRHHGGTGLGLSIAYGIIKEHEGRIEVESKIGVGTTFYIYLPGSPEEA